In Nocardioides sp. W7, the genomic stretch CGTGCTGACCTACTCCGCCCACCGGCGCCTGCTGGCCCGGCACCTGCTCGGCGCGGCTGCGGCCTGGCCGGAGGGCGATCCCATCACCTGGCTTCAGCGACGGACCGGAGGACAACCGTGACGACCACCTTCTACACCGCCACCACGATCGACGGGTTCATCGCCGACGCGCAGGACGGCCTCGACTGGCTGCTCACCCAGCCCCAGGACGAGGGCGGCGCGATGAACTACGACGACTTCATCCGCGACGTCGGCGCGATCGTGATGGGGCGCACGACGTACGAGTGGGTCCGCGACCACCTCGAGAAGACCGGCGAGGCCTGGTACTACGACATGCCGGCCTGGGTGCTGACCCACGCCGACCTGCCGGGCATCGAGGGGGCCGACGTCCGGTTCGCCCAGGGCGACGTGCGCGCGATCCACGCCGAGATGGCCGAGGCAGCGGGGAAGAAGGACCTGTGGGTCGTCGGCGGCGGTGACCTGGCGGCGCAGTTCGCGGCCGCCGGGCTGCTCGACGAGATCGTGCTCTCGATCGCGCCGGTCACCCTCGGCGCCGGGCGGCCGCTGTTCACGCAGCCGTTCGACCTGAAGCTGGTCGAGCACGGCGTCAACGGCGCGTTCCTCTGCGCGCGCTACGAGGTCGTGGGTCCGCGCTGATCGGGTACCGGAGCGGCGACCACCCCGCTCGGGAGGAAAACCCATGCACCTTCGGCGCGTCCCAGCCGTCCTGCTCGCCCTCGCCCTGCCCGCGGCCACCCTGGCCGTGAGCAGCGCAG encodes the following:
- a CDS encoding dihydrofolate reductase family protein, translating into MTTTFYTATTIDGFIADAQDGLDWLLTQPQDEGGAMNYDDFIRDVGAIVMGRTTYEWVRDHLEKTGEAWYYDMPAWVLTHADLPGIEGADVRFAQGDVRAIHAEMAEAAGKKDLWVVGGGDLAAQFAAAGLLDEIVLSIAPVTLGAGRPLFTQPFDLKLVEHGVNGAFLCARYEVVGPR